The genomic region CTCAGCTGGATAGAGCAACGGCCTTCTAAGCCGTGGGTCGCAGGTTCGACTCCTGCAGGGCGTGCCATAGTGGTGGCTGTAGCTCAGTTGGTAGAGCCCCGGATTGTGATTCCGGTTGTCGTGGGTTCAAGTCCCATCAGCCACCCCACTTTGGAACATATGTCGGTGATTAGCGCAGCTTGGTAGCGCACTTGGTTTGGGTCCAAGGGGTCGCAAGTTCGAATCTTGCATCACCGACCACTTCCTGAAGTTTCTTTATTCATATGAGTTGGCAAATAGCAACATTGATCTTAATGTTAAACTGTCGATTTACTTTGAAACAATATCGGTGATTAGCGCAGCTTGGTAGCGCACTTGGTTTGGGTCCAAGGGGTCGCAAGTTCGAATCTTGCATCACCGACCACCTCTTTTATCTTGTTATTCTGTTCCATTTCATACGTTTTCGTATTTATAATTAATCTCTCGCTTGTGTTTAGCAACGTCATATTTGTCTTTTTCCGCTATGTTTTTTTGGTTAGGTCACGGTTATCTAATACCAATCACATTAAGTTATTGCCACTCAGTGAGAATTTAAAGGCTTTTAAGCAAGGCTTTGATTGCAGAGAATGGTTACTCCATTGTCAAAATCAGTTACGTAGCATAAAAGCCTTTAAAACTCACCCGTAGGGAGTTTACCAGAGGCCCATTTACGGTCCTATATTTCATTAATACAGAATGACTATATCGATGAAATCTATGTTGTAACTGAACCTCTGATTGGTATAAACAGTGATTTTACTGATACTATCGTTTGCCTAACTTGTTGTAGAATCAGAACGAAATTTAGCTTTATAGTCAACGTTCGAGTAATTAGAGGAAACAGTTAGCGCCCCTATTTTAGCGTGCTTTACGGGCAAGGTATCACCGTCCTCGTTATCATTAAGACATATCGGTTGTCTATCTTTTGTACGCTTTTTGGTGGTGATGTATTCGTTAGCCACAAGAGTCGTTATTTTTTTAAGTCAACACGAACAAACCGTTAATAAACTTTACCTGCAGAATTGTTGAGCAACAGGTGTTTACACAGGCTTATAGCATCGCTATAATTCCGCGTCACATTTAAATTGAGCTCATGTTTTATGGGCGGACGTCATCTTTACGTTAAGGTTGTCATTACGACCTTAGGTCGCTCATTAACTAGGTGAGTGATATGGCGGTAAGCAGATTGTTTACTGATAATTATAGAGATGCATTCAAGGCGATCATCGCCATAAATTGAGGTATAAAAATGCAAGTTTCAGTTGAGACTACTCAAGGTTTGGAGCGTAAGGTTTCTATTACTGTTCCTGCCGAAACAGTAGATGTAGAAGTTAAAAACCGTCTGCGTCAATTCGCAAAAACATATAAAGCGCCAGGTTTCCGTCCTGGTAAAGTTCCACCTGCAGTTATCCAGAAGCGTTTTGGTGCATCTGTACGTCAGGAAGTTGCTGGTGAACTAATGCAGCGTCACTTTGTTGAAGCTATCGTTGCTGAAAAATTAAACCCAGCTGGTCGTCCTGCATTTGTTGCAAAAAGCAACGAAGAAGGTAAAGAGTTAGCGTTCGAAGCAACTTTTGAAGTTTACCCAGAAGTTGAGATCTCAGGCATTGAAGAGATCAAAGTAGAAAAGCCAGTTGTTGAAGTAACTGAAGCTGATCTTGAAGAGATGTTCAAGACGCTACAAAATCAACACAAAACTTGGAAAGAAAACAAGCGTAAAACTAAGAAAGGCGACAAGCTAACTATCGATTTCAACGGTCGTGTAGACGGTGAAGAATTCGAAGGTGGCAAAGCTGAAGGTTTTGAATTAGAACTAGGTTCTGGTCGCATGATCCCAGGTTTTGAAAAAGAAATCACTGGTATGAAAGTTGGTGAAGAGAAAACTATCACAGTAACTTTCCCTGAAGATTACCATGCAGAAAACCTAAAAGGTAAAGATGCTGAGTTTGATATCGTAGTTCACAAAACTGAAGGTCCAGTATTACCAGAGCTTGACGATGAATTCGCAACGCTATTCGGTATCGAAGAAGGCGGTTTAGACGCTCTTCGCGCTGAAGTTAAGAAAAACATGGAGCGTGAACTGACTCAAGCTGTTAAAGGCAAAGTAAAAGAGCAAGTTCTAAACGGTCTTGTTGAAGCGAACGACATCGAGCTTCCAAAAGCACTAATCGATCAAGAAGTTGACGTACTACGTCAACAAGCGATGCAGCGTTTTGGTGGTCAAATCGACCCAGCTAACATGCCACAACTTCCAGCTGAAATGTTCACTGAGCAAGCTGAGCGTCGTGTAAAAGTTGGTCTATTACTAGGTGAAGTAATCAAGGTTAACGAACTTAAAGTTGACGAAGAGAAAGTTAAAGCACTAATCGAGTCAGCTGCATCGGCATACGAAGATCCACAAGAAGTTATTGATTACTACATGAATAACAAAGAACTTCATCAGCAAATGCAACATGTTGCTTTAGAAGAGCAAGCAGTTGAGTTCATCTTGGAAAAAGCGTCAGTATCTGAAAAAGAAACTGGTTTCCAAGACTTAATGAACCCACAAGCGTAATTCTAAGCGAATTCGTTAGGAATTAATGCTGATACAGCTGTTTTGCATTGACAAAACAAGCTTCAATCGTTTTAAATGGCTTATATGATCCCATATAAGCCATTTTTTATTTTTAAGGATATTTTCGTTGTTTCATTCAAATAATCATTCACCGATTGAAAACGCACTAGTACCTATGGTGGTTGAACAAACTTCCAAAGGTGAACGTTCATACGATATCTACTCTCGCTTGTTAAAAGAGCGCGTTATCTTTTTATGTGGTCAGGTCGAAGAGCATATGGCCAATTTGATCGTCGCGCAGATGTTGTTTCTTGAATCCGAAAACCCTGAAAAGGACATTTACTTATACATTAACTCGCCAGGTGGTAGCGTAACCGCAGGTATGGCGATTTATGATACCATGCAGTTCATCAAGCCGAACGTTAGCACGGTTTGTATGGGGCAGGCTGCAAGTATGGGCGCATTCTTATTATCGGCTGGTGAAAAGGGTAAACGTTTTTGTTTACCAAACGCTCGGGTGATGATTCACCAACCACTTGGTGGCTTCCAAGGGCAGGCTTCTGATTTTGAAATTCACGCCAAAGAAATCCTATCAATTAAAGAAAAATTAAATCGTTTGATGGCTGAGCACACCGGTAAAGACTACGAGCAAGTTGCTCGTGATACCGATCGTGATAACTTCTTAAGTGCACAAGAAGCGGTAGATTACGGGTTAGTTGATTCAATCTTAACTAAGCGTTAATCAGCTACGCTGTTATTTTAAGCGTATATCAAAGTTGAAATTGGAGCATAAAAGCTCCATTTCATTACCATCCCCGTATTAAGACTATAATTAGAGCACACATGTGTTGCTAATAGTTCTAAATTTGAAATTGAGGTATTAACCGTATGACCGACGACATAAAAGGTAGCGGTGATAACGAAAAGTTATTGTATTGCTCGTTTTGTGGTAAGAGCCAGCATGAAGTGCGCAAACTAATCGCAGGTCCATCTGTCTATGTATGTGACGAGTGCGTTGAATTGTGTAACGATATTATTCGTGAAGAAATAAAAGAAGTTTCACCTAAGTCGGAAACCGAATCACTACCTACACCAAAAGAAATACGTGCCCACTTAGATGACTATGTTATCGGTCAAGATCACGCTAAAAAAGTATTAAGTGTGGCGGTTTATAACCATTACAAACGTTTACGCAATGGTGATAAGCACAACGGTGTTGAACTTGGTAAGTCAAATATCTTGCTGATAGGCCCTACCGGCTCAGGTAAAACGTTACTAGCCGAAACACTTGCGCGTATGCTAGATGTGCCGTACACCATGGCTGATGCCACCACTTTAACCGAAGCGGGTTATGTCGGTGAAGATGTTGAAAACATCATTCAAAAGCTACTGCAAAAATGTGATTACGATGTCGACAAAGCGCAACGTGGTATCGTTTATATTGATGAAATTGACAAGATTTCACGTAAATCAGATAACCCGTCAATTACCCGCGATGTATCGGGTGAAGGTGTCCAACAAGCATTGTTGAAGCTGGTAGAAGGCACTATTGCCGCAGTACCTCCACAAGGTGGTCGTAAGCATCCGCAACAAGAGTTTTTGCAAGTTGATACGTCAAAGATATTATTTATCTGTGGTGGTGCGTTCGCTGGCCTTGATAAAGTTATCGAGCAACGTATGGCAACCGGTACTGGTATCGGTTTCGGTGCGGAAGTAAAAGGTAAAGAAACGGAAAAGTCACTAACAGAGCGTTTCCAAGAAGTGGAACCTGAAGATTTGGTTAAATACGGCCTGATCCCCGAGTTTATCGGTCGTTTACCTGTCGTTGCGACGTTAAGCGAACTTGATGAAGACGCATTGATTCAAATCCTTCAAGAGCCTAAAAACGCATTGACTAAACAGTTTACAGCACTGTTTGATATGGAAGGTGTTGAATTAGAGTTCCGTGAAGATGCTTTAAAAGCAATCGCTAATAAAGCGATGATCCGCAAAACCGGTGCTCGTGGTTTGCGCTCGATTGTTGAAGGTGTCTTGCTTGATACCATGTACGAATTACCATCTCTGACCGATGCAACCAAAGTGGTTATCGATGAAGCGGTCATTAATGGCGAGTCAAAACCTTTGGTGCTATTTGAAGCGCCAGATGAGAAGCAAGCAAACGAATAAACAACGCTTGTATCGTATCGCAAATAATAAAAAACCAGCATCCTTGCTGGTTTTTTATTTTTGCTGTTGAATCTGTAAGACGAATCCCCATATACTCGTTATAAGCCTCAGAATAAATTGTTCAAGCCAAGTGTCTATTGGTGATACGAACAGAGTTAAAAAGCTGAGAAACACATCACTTTCAAGAGAATTTTCCATGACAGTAGAGCATTCAGGACAGATTGAAACCCCAGTACTCGCCTTGCGTGATGTCGTCGTTTACCCACAAATGGTTATCCCTCTTTTCGTTGGTCGCGAAAAATCAATTCGTTGTTTAGATAAAGCAATGGACAGCGATAAAAGAGTCTTTTTAGTCGCACAAAAAGACGCAGGTGTCGATGATCCACAAACAAGTGATTTATTCGAGATCGGTACGGTCGCGACTATTTTGCAAATGTTGAAGTTACCGGATGGTACAGTAAAAGTCTTAGTTGAAGGTGTTCAACGAGCAAAAATCTCTGAGTTCATCGAAACGGAAGATTACTTTACCGCTAATATCGACTTTATCCAGTCGGATATGGAAGGTGATGAAAACCACGAAGTATTAGTTCGCAGTGCCGTTTCACAGTTTGAAGGCTACGTTAAGCTAAACAAAAAGATCCCACCTGAGGTATTAACATCGGTTTCTGCTATTGATAATGCCGAACAATTAGCTGATACCATGGCAGCACATATGCCACTGAAACTGCAAGACAAGCAACACGTATTAGAAATCAGCAATGTGACTGAGCGTGTTGAATATCTTATGGCTTTGATGGAAGGTGAGATTGATTTACTGCAGGTCGAGAAGAAAATTCGTGGCCGAGTTAAAAAGCAAATGGAAAAAAGCCAGCGCGAATACTATTTGAATGAGCAAATGAAAGCCATTCAAAAGGAATTAGGCGATATGGAAGATGTTCCTGACGAAGCTGAGCAATTAACGCAAAAAATCGAAGAAGCGAAGATGCCGGCCGAAGCGAAAGAGAAAACGCTTGCCGAGTTACAAAAGCTGAAAATGATGTCACCGATGTCCGCTGAAGCGACGGTTGTGCGCAGTTACATTGACTGGATGGTATCGGTACCATGGAAAAAACGCAGCAAATTAAAGCGCAACTTAAAGTTGGCTGAAGAAACGCTTGAACAAGATCACTACGGTTTAGAGAAAGTTAAAGAACGTATTATTGAGTATCTAGCGGTGCAACAACGTGTTACTCAATTACGTGGTCCAATCTTATGTTTGGTGGGGCCTCCAGGTGTTGGTAAAACGTCACTGGGCCAATCGATTGCCAAGGCAACGGGCCGTAAATATGTGCGCATGGCGTTAGGTGGTGTGCGTGATGAAGCAGAAATTCGTGGCCATCGCCGTACCTACATCGGCTCTATGCCGGGTAAGCTGATTCAGAAAATGGCGAAAGCGGAAGTTAAAAACCCGTTATTCTTGTTAGATGAAATCGACAAAATGTCATCTGATATGCGTGGTGATCCGGCGTCAGCATTACTTGAGGTACTTGATCCAGAGCAAAATAACGCGTTTAACGATCACTATTTAGAAGTCGATTACGATTTATCTGATGTGATGTTTGTGGCTACATCTAACAGCATGAACATTCCTGGACCATTACTTGACCGTATGGAAGTGATTCGCTTATCGGGTTACACCGAAGATGAAAAATTAAATATCGCCAAACGCCACTTAATGCCTAAGCAAATCAAGCGTAATGGCTTAAAAGACAAAGAAATTAATATCGAAGATAGCGCAATTATCGGCATTATTCGTTATTACACTCGTGAAGCTGGTGTGCGTAGCCTAGAGCGTGAAATCTCTAAACTGTGCCGTAAAGCCGTGAAACATATCCTGCTAAACGATGACGTTAAAGTGGTTGATATCAATCAAGCGAACCTTGAAGAATTCTTAGGTGTACAACGCTTTGATTACGGTAAAGCAGAAGATGAAAACCGCATTGGTCAAGTAACGGGCCTTGCTTGGACCGAAGTGGGTGGTGAGCTACTCACCATTGAAGCAGCCTCCGTGCCTGGTAAAGGTAAGTTAAGCTTTACTGGCTCATTAGGTGAGGTGATGCAAGAATCAATTCAAGCGGCGCTGACGGTTGTTCGCTCTCGTACCGATGCTTTGCGCATTAATGCTGACTTTAACGAGAAACGCGATATTCATGTGCATGTACCTGAAGGGGCAACGCCAAAAGATGGTCCTAGTGCAGGCATTGGCATGTGTACCGCATTGGTATCGAGTTTAACCGGTAACCCTGTTCGTGCTGATGTGGCGATGACCGGTGAGATCACTTTACGTGGTGAAGTGTTGGCTATCGGTGGTTTAAAAGAGAAGCTACTGGCGGCACACCGTGGTGGTATCAAAACCGTGGTTATCCCGAAAGATAATGAACGTGATTTAAAAGAAATACCAGATAACGTGAAGGCCGATCTTGCCATTCACCCTGTTAAATGGATTGACGAAGTGCTTGAGTTAGCGCTCGCAGAGTCACCGTCGAAGTGGTCTGTGGCTAGCTAAACTAGGCGAAGTAAGCCCTTTTTCGCTGTTTTTTTGCAAAAATATCGAAAAAATTGCAAAAAAATCGAAATAAAGGGCTTTTCAAAGGCAAAAACTGTGGTAGTCTGGATACTGAAACGCTTGCTGAACATCGCTACAGGCTAATGACCACAAGGGTTTGGCAGTTCAAAGATAAATTTTTATATTTTGCTGGTTCGGGGCTTGAAGTTGTCAGTAATGCCTGATATAAAATTCAACGGGCAAAGTGACAGGCTCCAGATAATAACAATTAAAGGGGAAGACATAGTGAATAAGTCTCAACTAATCGAAAAAATCGCTGAAGGCGCAGATATTTCTAAAGCAGCAGCTGGTCGTGCACTAGATTCTTTTATCGACGCAGTTTCTGATGAACTAAAAGCTGGTGAGCAAGTAGCTCTAGTTGGCTTTGGTACGTTCTCGGTACGTGACCGTGCAGCTCGCACCGGCCGTAACCCACAAACTGGTGCGACTATCGAAATCGCAGCAGCTAAAATCCCAGCTTTCAAAGCGGGTAAAGCATTAAAAGACGCAGTTAACTAATATTTTAGTTTATTGCTGAAAAAGCTGGCCTTAGCCAGCTTTTTTTGTTTCTAAGCCTGTACATTTAGAGGCTTTAGGCAAACTTGATAAGCTGCTAAAAATTATCTGATATTTTCCAATTTTTGACTTCAAGGCGGCGAATGGGTTTGCTACAATCGAGCATCGAAAATTATGTCGAATGCCAAATGACGCAAATAACGTTTATAAAATTTTGGCTTTATTATTAACGAGAGACACATGTTAGAGAGAATTAGAGAAGGCTCTACGGGTTTTACTGCAAAAGCAATTTTAGGTTTGGTTATTTTGACCTTTGTTTTTGCTGGTGTTGGTACATACACCAATTCAGTAGACACGTCAGTAGCAACGGTAAATGGCGAAAAAATTAGCCAACAAGCGTTTGAGTCGGCATACCGAAATCAACGTGCACGAATGGAACAGCAATACGGTGAAATGTTCGCTCAGTTAGCGAATAACGACGTATATATGCAATCAATGCGCAGCAACGTACTAGAAAACCTTATTAACGAAGAAATTCTAGATCAGCAAGTGGACGCATTGGACATCAAGATCAGTGATGAGCAAATCAAAGATGCTATTCTAAATATGCCGGAGTTTCAGGTTGATGGTCAGTTTAATAATGACCGTTACATCATGATCATTAACCAAGCGGGCTTCTATCAGCCAGCACAGTTTCGCGATTACTTGCGTACTGATATGGCTCGTCGTCAATTACAAATTGGTGTAATGGCGACTGACTTTAGCTTACCTTATCAGCAGCAGTTAGCGTCAAAATTAACCAATCAAACACGTGATATTCGTTACGCAACGATTGCTGCCCAGCCATTTAAAGCGCAAGTGAGTGTTGATGACGCTGAAATCGCAACATACTACGAAGAAAATAAAGCGAACTTTGCAACGCCAGAACAAGCTAAGTTAGAGTACGTAGCGTTGAACATCAAAGACCTTCGCGACCAAGTCGAAGTGAGCGATGAGCAAGTTGAGCAATACTACAATGACAACGTTAACTCGTTTTCAACCGAAGAACGTCGTCGAGCATCACATATTTTAATTGAATTTGGCGATGATGAAGCAGCAGCTAAAGCCAAGGCTGAATCGGTTTTAGCTAAATTGAGTAATGGTGAAGATTTTGCCGAGTTAGCAAAAGCGGAATCAGACGACACGTTTTCTGGTGAAAATGGTGGTGATTTAGATTGGTTTGAACGAGGTGTTATGGACCCTGCGTTTGAAGAAGCAGCTTTTGCGTTAACAATGGATGATAACGTGTCATCAGTAGTTCAGTCTGACTTTGGTTTTCATATTATTAAATTGACTGATATTGAGCCGGTATCGACCAAAGCTTTCGCTGACGTTGCTGACGATATTCGTACTCAGCTAGTTAATGACAAAGCTCTTGAACAATTTTATGCAATTCAAGGTGAAATGGCTGAAGTTGCTTTTGAAGCAGCTGACTCATTAGATGATGTTGCAGCCGTAGCAAATAGCGAAGTAAAAACCAGCAATTGGATAACACGTGGCAACAACCCAGCACCGTTTGACAATGCTGACTTGATCAATGCGGCGTTTTCAGATGAAGTATTGCTTGATAATTTAAACTCTGATGTTATTGAAGTAACCAGTGACGAACTTGTTATGGTGGTTCGCCTAGCTGAGTATAAAGAAGCAAGTACTAAGGCGTTAGAATCTGTTTCAGAGCAAATTAAAACGCAGCTAGTAAACCAAAAAGCATCGACGGCAGCACAAGACGCTGCAACAGCATTAGTTGATGCCGTTCTTGCTGGTGAAGACACGTCGGCGTTATTAGCACAATATAACGCGAGTTTTACCGACGTAGCTAACCTTGAGCGTAACGCAAGCGACATCGACCGTAACATCGTAAGTCACGCATTTACTATGCCACACCCAGCACAAGAGCAGTTATCTGTTGCAGAAACCGTGTTATTAACTGGTGATTATGCGGTAGTACAAGTGACTGCAGTAACCGAAGGTGAGGTAACTGAGGCAGATGAGCAAGCACAGCAAATGCAAGCAAGCCAATTGGCACAATCGGCATTTGAAAGTTTGTTAAACAGCTTAAAAGAGCAAGCGGAGATCACTCGCAACTTAACAAGTGCACCGGTTCAACCGTTCTAAGCCACTTGGCTCTATGAGAGTTAAAAAAGGCCGCTAAGCGGCCTTTTTGTTATTTACTCTTGTGTATCGTAAATCGTTACTGTTTGAAGGTTGGTATAAAGCCGAAATTTGTCCACATGATTGCAGTACCCGCTAAAATACAAACCAACAATACTAAGCCTACCGTGACGATAGAGCTTGAATAAATAAAGCCTTTTTCTTCAGGAATGTGCATCATAATAGGGATACCCGAGTACAACAGGTATACCGAGTAAGCGACGGCAACACAGCCAACTAATGCAACAAACCATAATACAGGATATAGCGCCGCTAATCCGGCCATCATCACCGGTGTTGCTGTATAGGCGGCAAGCTCTAAACATTGCGTGAAAGATGGATTGGAGTCAAAAGTGTTGGCCATCCAGCGAATAAGATAGGCAAGGGCAAAAATACCCACCATAATGGCAACATACATAGATATTGCCAGCATCAAGGCACTTTGTTTCGTAATGGTAATTGGATCGCCAACGCCAATTTGCCATCCGATGTAGGCTGCGGCAAAGTAACCGCAGATAGATGGTATTAACGCCACTAACATAATGTGGCTTAAACCGTAGATCATGCTTTCGTGGCGATTGTCGATATCTGCCCATTCCGTTTTTGGATGAGCATATAGTCCCCATATATGATTTAGTATCATGTTTAACTTCCTCTCTCGCTGTCCCCATGTTCAAAAAATACGCATTATTATGTGGTTTTATTTGAACGATTTTTTGCGCCTACAAGTATGGTTATCATTATTATGTTATACGGCGCTAATTCTAGTTATGTAATACGTTCAAGTATTCGTCAAGCTTTGTTTGAAAAATAACCAGAAATATTGATCCATTCGATATTTAAGACAAAAAATAATGCGAATAAACCGAGAGAGGCAAGTAATTCATATTAGCTTTTGCGTAAGCGAACCACTTTCATATATTCAAATTCAAGACCAGCAACCGCCTCAACATCGCGATAATAACTTAGGTTAACGCGACAGCCAGTTAACGACTGATAGGGCTGTTTGCGCTTGTATTTAAATGGTGTGCTGATGTTTTCTAGCATTAAAGTATTTACAAACCATTCGCCGTCTTCACGCTGTACATGGCTTACGACTTTCATATTATTGCTTTGATTAAGCTGCTGGTGACGATTAAGTAAATTTTTTTGTATTTTATTAAGAGTCATGTCGTGTCACTTTGATTGAAAATTGCTTATCGGTTGATATCAACCGAGTTATGGTTATTCAGGGCGGTCGCTATCGATTTGTTAAGGGGGATGTAACACGCTGCAGCGTCACTCATTTATGTTACCTGCAGCACGTGTTATGTTGGTACGATGAACTTTAGCCATTAACGAATTTTACGTAGCAACGACAATTTAAAGTCGCTATAGGGGGCAAACCTTAGTGGCAAGTCTTTTAAAAATGGCCGCTTTAATACGGCCTTCATATGGCTAAAGTTTGTAAAACCGCTATAGCCACTATATTGGCCCATGCCACTAGACCCAGTACCACCAAATGGTAAATCAGGGACCGCGTTGAACATCATCACATCATTGATGCATTGGCTACCTGCGGCAATAGTGTTTATCCAATCTTGTTGCTGCTCTGAGTCCTTAGTAAATAAATACGCTGCCAATGGTTTATCATTGGATAAAACATAACGCTTGGCTTGCTGATAGTCATCAACAACAATAATAGGTAATAGTGGACCAAAGATTTCTTCAGTCATGATTTTCGAGTCAAGCTTTGATTCGACGATAATGGTTGGTTCAATGTACTTATCATTTAGATCGATTCGACCGCCATGGGCAATGTTTTGTTTCTCTAGGTAACTTGCAATACGCTCAGTATGACGATGATTAACAATGCGGCCATAACTATCACTTTGTTGTGGGTCGTCACCAAACATAGTATGTATTTGCTGTTTTAGTTGCTCAAGCAACGGTTCAAGCAGTTCTTTTTCAACCATTATGTAATCGGGCGCGATACAGGTTTGTCCTGCATTCATCCATTTGCCCCAAGCAATGCGCTCTGCAGTAATCGTTAAATCGGCAGAAGTGTCAATGTATACCGGACTTTTTCCACCAAGCTCTAAGGTAACGGGGGTTAAGTGCTTAGCGGCAGCAGCCATAACGATACGTGCTACCGTTCCGTTACCAGTATACATAATGTGATCCCAAGCTAGCGTTAATAGTTCGGTCGTTTCATTGACAGCCCCCTCAACGACGGCAAAGGCATTATTGTCTAAGTACTTGGGAACTAACTGTGCGATCAGGGCAGAGACATTGGGGGCCAGCTCAGATGGTTTGAGTAAGGCGCAATTGCCGGCCGCAATAACGGCAACAAGTGGCGCAAAAATCAATTGAAAGGGGTAATTCCATGCACCGATGATAAGCACGCTGCCAAGTGGTTCAGGTTGGATAAAAGACCGACCAGGTTGAGCGACGATAGGGGTTGAGACCTTACTAGGCTTCATCCAAGACTTCAGATGCTTTAGTACGTGATCAACATCTTTGCTGACGTATGATATTTCGGTTAACCATGCTTCTTGAACTGGTTTATGTAAGTCGTTTTTTAATGCATGAATAATGGCAGATTCATTATCCGCAATTAATTTTTTAATCTGCAGCAGTTGTTGCTTACGCCATTGGTAGTCGCGAGTAATGTTTTGATTAAAATATTGTGTTTGTTGTTTTTGTATCGATAGGTATGACAAAACAAGCTTCTCCTATGGGCAGATGGTAATCAGCTAATATCACTACGGTAAGCGTACCTGAACTAATAATAAAGAATATCTTGTTTAAGGAGGTAAATGAACCACTTAACGGCATTGCTTGGCGATTAAAGTTGCCAATAACTTTGGTTCCTCATTCACTCAGTGTTAACTGAGTGAAGATCATTCACGTCATAGCGCAACAAGCATTGCCAGGATATTGTTTGATCTAGGTAAATTTGTTGGCGATTTCCACTCGTTTGTTCACTTGCCTATGATAAACTTGCCCCATTAAACTTTATTGCTAGTGATGTTTATCATGTACGATGATTTATTGGCGCCAATTAAGCAATTTTTGCAGTGCGATACGCCAGATGCTTGGATCAAAGAAGCGCAAAAACCTCAGAACTTACAAGTGTTGCTAACCGACCATATGGTTTGCGAGTTAAAAGCAGCACAAACGGCCATGTGGTTAATTCGCAAATATGCGGTCGATAAAGCCAGTGGCGATGCCTTGTTAGCTTGGTTAAAGCCGTTTGAAGAGTTCATTTACAAGAAAAATGGCAGTCTGGAACAATTAGCTAAGGCGAATAAATTAACCAAGTCGATTGTACCAAAAGCTA from Thalassotalea sp. Sam97 harbors:
- a CDS encoding aldehyde dehydrogenase family protein, which produces MSYLSIQKQQTQYFNQNITRDYQWRKQQLLQIKKLIADNESAIIHALKNDLHKPVQEAWLTEISYVSKDVDHVLKHLKSWMKPSKVSTPIVAQPGRSFIQPEPLGSVLIIGAWNYPFQLIFAPLVAVIAAGNCALLKPSELAPNVSALIAQLVPKYLDNNAFAVVEGAVNETTELLTLAWDHIMYTGNGTVARIVMAAAAKHLTPVTLELGGKSPVYIDTSADLTITAERIAWGKWMNAGQTCIAPDYIMVEKELLEPLLEQLKQQIHTMFGDDPQQSDSYGRIVNHRHTERIASYLEKQNIAHGGRIDLNDKYIEPTIIVESKLDSKIMTEEIFGPLLPIIVVDDYQQAKRYVLSNDKPLAAYLFTKDSEQQQDWINTIAAGSQCINDVMMFNAVPDLPFGGTGSSGMGQYSGYSGFTNFSHMKAVLKRPFLKDLPLRFAPYSDFKLSLLRKIR
- a CDS encoding SurA N-terminal domain-containing protein; the encoded protein is MLERIREGSTGFTAKAILGLVILTFVFAGVGTYTNSVDTSVATVNGEKISQQAFESAYRNQRARMEQQYGEMFAQLANNDVYMQSMRSNVLENLINEEILDQQVDALDIKISDEQIKDAILNMPEFQVDGQFNNDRYIMIINQAGFYQPAQFRDYLRTDMARRQLQIGVMATDFSLPYQQQLASKLTNQTRDIRYATIAAQPFKAQVSVDDAEIATYYEENKANFATPEQAKLEYVALNIKDLRDQVEVSDEQVEQYYNDNVNSFSTEERRRASHILIEFGDDEAAAKAKAESVLAKLSNGEDFAELAKAESDDTFSGENGGDLDWFERGVMDPAFEEAAFALTMDDNVSSVVQSDFGFHIIKLTDIEPVSTKAFADVADDIRTQLVNDKALEQFYAIQGEMAEVAFEAADSLDDVAAVANSEVKTSNWITRGNNPAPFDNADLINAAFSDEVLLDNLNSDVIEVTSDELVMVVRLAEYKEASTKALESVSEQIKTQLVNQKASTAAQDAATALVDAVLAGEDTSALLAQYNASFTDVANLERNASDIDRNIVSHAFTMPHPAQEQLSVAETVLLTGDYAVVQVTAVTEGEVTEADEQAQQMQASQLAQSAFESLLNSLKEQAEITRNLTSAPVQPF
- a CDS encoding Yip1 family protein, which translates into the protein MILNHIWGLYAHPKTEWADIDNRHESMIYGLSHIMLVALIPSICGYFAAAYIGWQIGVGDPITITKQSALMLAISMYVAIMVGIFALAYLIRWMANTFDSNPSFTQCLELAAYTATPVMMAGLAALYPVLWFVALVGCVAVAYSVYLLYSGIPIMMHIPEEKGFIYSSSIVTVGLVLLVCILAGTAIMWTNFGFIPTFKQ